One genomic window of Rhizomicrobium sp. includes the following:
- the tauD gene encoding taurine dioxygenase, translating into MAKITTRKLTPTIGAVVEGVDLSKRLDEEEIGQVRDALLRHKAIFFEDQHITPVQHRDFAARFGKLHTHPLYPGVPEAPEMFILDNHGGNPTDNDAWHTDVTFIETPPLGAILYAKLLPPEGGDTVWADMQAAYEGLSKPLQRFLSELDAVHDFARGFPARGVVAKGAGAEKHAKTVEEHPPVIHPVVRTHPETGADGLFVNYGFTDRIKGLRREESNALLSLLFAHIQKPEYQVRWKWKENSVAFWDNRVTQHYAVNDYLPHRRIMNRATILGDRPFNRARRPADVRQAAE; encoded by the coding sequence ATGGCGAAGATCACCACGCGCAAGCTGACGCCCACGATCGGCGCGGTCGTCGAAGGCGTCGACCTGTCGAAGCGGCTGGACGAGGAGGAGATCGGCCAGGTGCGTGACGCCCTGCTGAGGCACAAGGCGATCTTCTTCGAGGACCAGCACATCACGCCGGTGCAGCACCGCGACTTCGCGGCGCGCTTCGGCAAGCTGCACACCCATCCGCTCTATCCCGGCGTGCCCGAGGCGCCGGAGATGTTCATCCTCGACAACCACGGCGGCAATCCGACCGACAACGACGCCTGGCACACCGACGTGACGTTCATCGAGACGCCGCCGCTCGGCGCGATCCTCTATGCCAAGCTGCTGCCGCCGGAAGGCGGCGACACGGTGTGGGCCGACATGCAGGCGGCGTATGAGGGCCTGTCCAAGCCGCTGCAGCGGTTCCTCTCCGAACTCGACGCGGTGCACGATTTCGCGCGCGGCTTTCCGGCGCGCGGCGTGGTGGCCAAGGGGGCCGGCGCGGAGAAACACGCCAAGACGGTGGAGGAGCATCCGCCGGTGATCCATCCGGTGGTGCGCACCCATCCTGAGACCGGCGCCGACGGACTATTCGTGAATTACGGCTTCACGGATCGCATCAAGGGCCTGCGGCGGGAAGAGAGCAACGCGCTGCTGAGCCTGCTGTTCGCGCATATCCAGAAGCCGGAATACCAGGTGCGCTGGAAGTGGAAGGAGAATTCCGTCGCCTTCTGGGACAACCGCGTCACGCAGCACTACGCGGTGAACGATTATCTGCCCCACCGCCGCATCATGAACCGCGCGACGATCCTGGGCGACCGCCCGTTCAACCGCGCGCGCCGGCCGGCGGATGTGCGCCAGGCGGCGGAGTAG